The following coding sequences lie in one Carassius gibelio isolate Cgi1373 ecotype wild population from Czech Republic chromosome A17, carGib1.2-hapl.c, whole genome shotgun sequence genomic window:
- the LOC128031399 gene encoding transforming growth factor beta-3 proprotein, protein MHLGRGLLFFLLLNSVTMSFSLSTCTTVDIDHIKKKRVEAIRGQILSKLRLTSPPQTLGPNQVPYQVLALYNSTRELLEELGRDRHQSCGQDNTETEYYAKEIHKFNMIQGSPENNDLPYCPKGITSKVFRFNVSSMEKNATNLFRAEFRALRVPNSSAKRNEQRIELYQILRPDDHIAKQRYIGGKNVLTKGTPEWVSFDVTETIREWLMYRETNLGLEVSVHCPCHTFSPNGDIVDNVNEVLEVRFKGMESEYEEHNRWDLGRLRRQKEQLLPHLILMMLPPHRLDVLPTSRRRKRALDTNYCFSNYEENCCVRPLYIDFRQDLGWRWIHEPKGYHANFCSGPCPYLRSADTTHSSLLSLYNTLNPEASASPCCVPQDLEPLTILYYVGRTPKVEQLSNMIVKSCKCS, encoded by the exons ATGCATTTGGGCAGAGGACTGCTGTTTTTTCTTCTCTTGAACAGTGTGACCATGAGTTTCTCTCTGTCAACCTGCACCACGGTGGACATCGACCACATCAAGAAGAAGAGGGTGGAGGCCATCCGGGGTCAGATCCTCAGCAAGCTGCGGCTGACCAGCCCGCCGCAGACCCTGGGCCCTAATCAGGTGCCCTATCAAGTGCTGGCCCTCTATAACAGCACGAGGGAACTGCTGGAGGAGTTAGGACGAGACCGACACCAGAGCTGCGGCCAGGACAACACAGAGACCGAATACTACGCTAAAGAGATACACAAATTCAACATGATCCAGGGCTCCCCCGAAAACA ATGACCTTCCCTACTGCCCCAAGGGAATAACATCAAAAGTGTTCCGCTTCAACGTCTCCAGCATGGAGAAGAACGCCACCAACCTGTTCCGGGCAGAGTTTCGTGCGCTGCGTGTGCCCAACTCCAGCGCCAAGAGAAACGAGCAGCGCATCGAGCTCTACCAG ATTCTTCGTCCAGATGATCACATCGCTAAGCAGCGTTACATCGGCGGCAAGAACGTTCTGACTAAAGGAACGCCGGAATGGGTTTCGTTTGACGTCACTGAGACCATACGGGAGTGGCTCATGTACAGAG AGACCAACCTCGGCCTAGAGGTCAGCGTTCACTGCCCGTGCCACACGTTCAGTCCCAATGGAGACATCGTTGATAACGTCAATGAGGTGTTGGAGGTCAGATTCAAAG GGATGGAGAGCGAGTACGAAGAGCACAACCGCTGGGATTTGGGTCGACTAAGAAGACAGAAGGAGCAGCTTCTCCCTCATCTGATCCTGATGATGCTGCCGCCACACCGGCTGGACGTGCTGCCCACCTCTAGACGACGCAAACGTGCGCTGGACACCAACTACTGCTTCTC AAACTATGAGGAGAACTGCTGCGTTCGGCCGCTGTACATTGACTTCCGACAGGATCTGGGCTGGAGGTGGATCCACGAACCGAAAGGGTATCATGCTAACTTCTGCTCGGGACCGTGCCCATACCTCCGCAGCGCTGACACCACACACAGCTCG CTGCTGAGCCTGTACAACACGCTGAACCCCGAGGCTTCCGCTTCCCCCTGCTGCGTTCCTCAAGACTTGGAGCCGCTCACCATCCTCTACTACGTGGGCCGAACGCCTAAAGTGGAGCAGCTCTCCAACATGATCGTCAAATCTTGCAAGTGTAGCTGA